GTCATTTTTTCCGACCTGTGAGGTTTTTTGCTGATTCTTATTTTGATCAGGTCCTGCCTGGATTTTTTCTTCTGCAATGATTGTCGGAGAATTATCATCAATTTTTACTACAGGCACTTCAATCTTGTACTTAATTAAACCGCCCCATGCTTTAATAGTTAATTTAAAGTGGTCATTATCATTGCCGTGGAAATAATCAAGAAATATCTTAACTCTAGTAAAAAGGATTATAATCGCCAGCACTGTTAGAAGCAGTATGACAAGCAGCACCCATTTCATCATTCTCCACAACCTTTCAGCCTATTATTATCAACAAAAAGGCAAAAAAATAAACCTGCCGCGGCAGGTTCATTTTAGCGTGGTTCATATATGACGGTTGTATCGGCGAACAGGTCATGCAATCCCTGTTTTCTTTTGGTAAAAGCAACAACAACATACAAGACAAAAATAGTGGCTGATATGAAACGTCCGATCCACTCGCGGAAAAGGACAGTCCCCCATGTAAGCGTTTTTCCGTCGAGCTCCACTACTTTTAGTCCAAACACCATTTTTCCAAGCGTTTGGCCAAGGAATTTTGTCATTAGCACAAAATATAAATAGAAGACGACTGCCGTGGCAATGGCCATCGGCGAAAAGATTCCATCCTCCGCCAGAGGTATATCCAACGCACGGAATATGGGGTTGATGATCATCCTGTTAATGCTCCCGATTACAATCAAATCAAGCAAATAGGCCCAGAATCTCGTCCAGAAACCCGCATATTGACCAGCAAACAATTGATTTTCTTCAGGTGCGGTACCATTTCGATGACTCTCTGTCATGGAATAATCTGATTGAGGCGTCACTTTTTCCGCATCTGTATAGTATGAACGTCCATCAGCGGTTGAAATGCTGTCCAGTTCCGGATGGCTCGAATTTGAACGATCAACATCAGTTGAGATGCTGTGGATTTCATTTTCCTTTGAATTTTCAACATCCCTTGATATGTGCAGTTCATTTTGATTTGAACGATCAACTTCCCTTGAAATATTGTATATTTCACTTTCGTTTGAACGATCAGCGTCAGGAGGGGTGTTTTTAAGTTCCCCTTGATCAGGTTCAGGCGAACCATTAGTTTGGTCATTATCAAATTCTTTGGATTTCATTTTTTGTCCCCCTTATTCTGCGTATAA
The nucleotide sequence above comes from Mesobacillus jeotgali. Encoded proteins:
- a CDS encoding RDD family protein; this encodes MTESHRNGTAPEENQLFAGQYAGFWTRFWAYLLDLIVIGSINRMIINPIFRALDIPLAEDGIFSPMAIATAVVFYLYFVLMTKFLGQTLGKMVFGLKVVELDGKTLTWGTVLFREWIGRFISATIFVLYVVVAFTKRKQGLHDLFADTTVIYEPR